One Azotobacter salinestris DNA window includes the following coding sequences:
- a CDS encoding TraK domain-containing protein — MRPIPSALPSRSAQRFRPAALLLAIAAATSHAADDVSIPGLNLPMAASELAPAVEAPAEPAQTERKSSARLAAAELPAVPAQVMAKPQTAPVLVETRQEVLVSPGSNTLIPISRGQINRLVTPFERPIVQTVSEAAITSSGNALYVTPHTDQPITLFVTPEDDESIALSLTLLPQPVPPIQANLILAQNGPGGWKGQAVQTGANTSTEQASKWERSQPYMDSLRSILRDMALGTLPPGYSFGALPSGASIPACAQPGLKFDFSKSQLITGHDFRIFVAVAQNISSRTLEFDHGACTHPYRAAVSSWPHEILEPGQKTEVFLVTRVPADAPDRSSRPSLLQ, encoded by the coding sequence ATGCGTCCTATCCCATCTGCCTTACCGTCCCGCTCCGCCCAACGCTTTCGGCCTGCCGCCCTCCTGCTGGCCATCGCAGCTGCCACCAGCCATGCCGCGGATGACGTCAGTATCCCCGGTCTGAACCTGCCGATGGCGGCCAGCGAGCTGGCGCCCGCCGTCGAGGCCCCGGCCGAACCGGCGCAAACCGAGCGGAAAAGCTCTGCCCGACTGGCCGCCGCCGAACTTCCCGCGGTTCCGGCGCAGGTCATGGCCAAGCCGCAGACGGCGCCCGTGCTGGTCGAGACCCGCCAGGAGGTCCTGGTGTCGCCCGGCTCCAACACCCTCATCCCGATCAGCAGAGGGCAGATCAACCGGCTGGTGACCCCCTTCGAGCGGCCGATCGTCCAGACGGTCAGCGAGGCGGCCATCACGTCGAGCGGCAATGCCCTCTACGTCACGCCGCACACCGACCAGCCCATCACCCTGTTCGTGACGCCGGAGGACGACGAGTCGATCGCCCTGTCCCTGACCCTGCTGCCGCAGCCGGTGCCGCCGATCCAGGCGAACCTGATCCTCGCGCAAAACGGGCCGGGCGGCTGGAAAGGCCAGGCGGTGCAGACCGGCGCCAACACGAGCACGGAACAGGCGAGCAAGTGGGAGCGCAGCCAGCCCTACATGGACTCCTTGCGCAGCATCCTGCGCGACATGGCGCTGGGCACCCTGCCGCCCGGCTACAGCTTCGGGGCGCTGCCCTCGGGCGCTTCGATCCCGGCCTGCGCCCAACCGGGGCTGAAGTTCGATTTCAGCAAATCGCAGCTGATCACCGGCCACGACTTCCGCATCTTCGTGGCCGTCGCGCAGAACATCTCGAGCCGGACCCTGGAGTTCGATCACGGCGCCTGCACCCATCCCTACCGGGCGGCGGTGAGCAGCTGGCCCCACGAGATTCTGGAGCCGGGTCAGAAGACGGAAGTGTTCCTGGTCACCCGGGTTCCCGCGGACGCCCCGGACCGTTCTTCCCGTCCGAGCCTGCTGCAGTAA